In one Winogradskyella sp. MH6 genomic region, the following are encoded:
- the metG gene encoding methionine--tRNA ligase: protein MSKRYTITAALPYTNGPIHIGHLAGVYVPADIYSRYLRLTGNDVAFICGSDEHGVPITIKAKKEGVTPQDIVDKYHAIIKQSFEDFGISFDNYSRTSAKIHHDTASEFFKTLYDKNEFVEEVSEQLYDEEANQFLADRFVIGTCPKCGYEEAYGDQCENCGTSHNATDLINPKSAITGNTPTLKETKHWFLPLNKHEEFLREWILKGHKKDWKPNVYGQVKSWVDDGLRPRAVTRDLDWGIPVPVEGGEGKVLYVWFDAPIGYISSTKEWAERVGKNWEDYWKDENTKLVHFIGKDNIVFHCIIFPSMLKAEGSYILPDNVPANEFLNLEGNKLSTSKNWAVWLPEYLEDFPNQQDVLRYALTANAPETKDNDFTWKDFQARNNNELVAIFGNFINRVAVLTNKYYNGEIPQPAEFKAIDEETLAAVKAYPAVIASSIERYRFREGSQELMNLARLGNKYLADEEPWKTIKTDEERTKTVMFVALQIASALAVLSEPFLPFTSNKLKSILNHSELNSELTWEDISTKDVLLPAGHSIQSGKPELLFSKIEDETIQKQLDKLEASKKANEAANKKVEPQKDEITFDDFTKLDLRVGTILEAEKMPKTKKLLVLKVDTGIDTRTIVSGIAESFSPEEVIGKRVTVLVNLAPRKLRGVESQGMILMTEDESGNLVFVNPNIEGVANGLKIS from the coding sequence ATGTCAAAGAGATATACCATTACAGCTGCTTTACCATATACTAATGGTCCAATACATATTGGTCATTTAGCAGGTGTTTATGTACCAGCAGATATTTATTCGAGATATTTAAGATTAACAGGTAATGATGTGGCTTTTATTTGTGGTAGTGATGAGCATGGAGTTCCTATTACAATTAAAGCAAAAAAGGAAGGAGTTACACCACAGGACATTGTAGATAAGTATCATGCGATTATCAAGCAATCATTTGAAGATTTTGGTATTTCTTTTGACAATTATTCTCGTACCTCAGCGAAAATTCATCACGATACGGCTTCAGAATTCTTTAAAACACTTTATGATAAAAATGAGTTTGTTGAAGAAGTATCTGAGCAATTATATGATGAAGAAGCGAATCAGTTCTTGGCAGACCGTTTTGTGATTGGTACGTGCCCAAAATGTGGCTATGAAGAAGCCTACGGTGACCAATGTGAGAATTGCGGAACCAGTCATAATGCTACAGATTTAATAAATCCGAAGTCTGCCATTACAGGAAACACACCAACGTTGAAAGAAACCAAACACTGGTTTTTACCTTTAAATAAGCACGAAGAATTTTTACGTGAGTGGATACTAAAAGGACATAAAAAAGACTGGAAACCTAATGTTTATGGTCAAGTAAAATCTTGGGTTGACGACGGATTACGACCAAGAGCCGTAACCAGAGATTTAGATTGGGGAATTCCTGTTCCTGTAGAAGGTGGTGAAGGCAAAGTTCTTTATGTTTGGTTTGATGCACCAATCGGTTACATTTCTTCAACCAAAGAATGGGCAGAACGTGTCGGCAAAAACTGGGAAGATTACTGGAAAGACGAAAACACCAAATTAGTACACTTTATTGGTAAAGATAATATTGTATTTCACTGTATTATTTTCCCATCAATGTTAAAGGCTGAAGGTTCTTACATTTTACCAGATAATGTGCCTGCCAACGAGTTTTTAAATTTGGAAGGCAATAAACTTTCAACCTCAAAAAACTGGGCAGTTTGGTTACCAGAATATTTAGAAGATTTTCCAAACCAGCAAGATGTATTGCGTTATGCTTTAACGGCTAATGCACCAGAAACTAAGGACAATGATTTTACGTGGAAAGATTTCCAAGCTAGAAATAACAATGAGTTGGTGGCTATTTTCGGCAATTTCATTAATCGTGTTGCTGTACTAACCAACAAATATTACAATGGCGAAATTCCACAACCAGCAGAATTTAAAGCTATAGACGAGGAAACCTTGGCTGCTGTAAAAGCGTATCCTGCAGTAATTGCAAGTTCTATTGAGCGTTATCGTTTTAGAGAAGGTAGCCAAGAACTTATGAATTTAGCACGTCTCGGAAACAAGTATCTAGCAGACGAAGAGCCTTGGAAAACTATAAAAACAGACGAAGAACGTACTAAAACCGTAATGTTTGTGGCTTTACAAATTGCATCAGCTTTAGCAGTGTTAAGCGAACCGTTTTTACCATTTACGTCTAATAAATTGAAATCCATTTTAAATCATTCTGAACTTAATTCTGAATTGACTTGGGAAGACATTTCAACCAAAGACGTTTTACTTCCTGCAGGTCACAGCATCCAATCCGGAAAACCAGAATTATTATTTTCAAAGATTGAAGATGAGACCATACAAAAACAATTAGATAAGCTTGAAGCCAGTAAAAAAGCCAACGAAGCAGCCAACAAAAAAGTAGAGCCTCAAAAAGACGAAATTACTTTTGATGATTTTACAAAATTAGACTTACGCGTTGGTACTATTCTCGAAGCTGAAAAAATGCCAAAAACCAAAAAATTATTGGTACTTAAAGTTGATACTGGTATCGACACACGTACTATTGTTTCTGGTATTGCAGAAAGTTTTTCACCAGAGGAGGTTATCGGTAAACGTGTTACGGTTTTAGTCAACTTAGCACCAAGAAAACTGCGAGGCGTAGAAAGTCAAGGTATGATTTTAATGACTGAAGACGAAAGTGGCAATTTAGTGTTTGTAAATCCAAATATTGAAGGAGTTGCTAATGGTTTGAAGATAAGTTAA
- a CDS encoding MORN repeat-containing protein, whose product MNLIKKLLYCIILCANFIGYAQNIDWVNAPVNPVPQGCNLNKTELKGDVFQATHQYYDKLGNQIFFNPNEYVTKDHLDRIVSYTSPTLGTTEYKYDSKGNLVYSGGILYEYDSKNRVVKRMQGEMIRTYTYEKQGDVLIVFNYEHSETGALVLKGEDHYKNGLIVRRIDKKRQEEIIYSYEFDIQGNWTKRFYTDANGNPIRNPFNQVIIYHKEFENFDAKVTVKNTSGNINLTSNIYLPHLVLNSKLVNLPLTFNFSNDYVFYNPLTNNYFIAPNAFDKSLPKNAIIPHKPLLQGEKNILLIKGNETLLIKDGLNYKRNDISNNWRYKKYFNHILINNEQEMFFAENAMLKTSNETRAFPVVSMTSKGNEIWYVPSKDKKKITLYEKGKEINGFKVFGFIEGTQDYVLGFNNTPSYVLSNYNLSKPENFNRGRYFNPSVDTIGKENSSNQSENNVEDTSCTSGNCTDGYGTYTFKSGAKAEGFFKNGKLHGYAQFVYANGDTYNGNYYEGQRNGYGIYYWKQSNLHYYGHWKDAKQHGYGYFVKNGETVEAGIYTDGQLTTNLFADYLSQKTNGNCLGDCANGYGSITYNQGDVYEGFFKNGQPYKAGSYMWTDGKSYMGDWDDKGKINYTGQFFTDAFVYKGAFAHNGYITGLGVKLDKKTNIKTYGEFEAGKLIVDYAKSATQNDNTTAPSKIVEDALQSLAKLYVSTYKVDNANFKPMVIKDHNNMIAKQPIDRVNQSHANFIKRLFLLDKQVAYQYLLNLPNPYARKNTSKIIELLSNEERTYFVNESKRITSQYKLKKEYEPKN is encoded by the coding sequence ATGAACTTGATTAAAAAATTACTCTACTGCATTATACTATGTGCAAATTTTATTGGTTATGCGCAAAATATTGATTGGGTGAATGCGCCTGTTAATCCTGTGCCTCAAGGTTGCAATCTTAATAAAACTGAACTAAAAGGTGATGTCTTTCAGGCTACTCACCAATATTATGATAAGCTTGGGAATCAAATATTTTTTAATCCAAACGAATATGTTACTAAAGATCATTTAGACCGAATAGTTTCATATACGTCACCAACTTTAGGTACCACAGAATATAAATACGACAGTAAAGGAAACCTCGTTTACAGCGGAGGTATTTTGTATGAATATGATAGCAAAAACAGAGTGGTAAAAAGAATGCAAGGTGAAATGATTAGAACCTACACTTATGAAAAACAAGGAGATGTACTTATTGTTTTTAATTATGAGCATTCAGAAACAGGTGCGTTGGTATTAAAAGGCGAAGACCATTATAAAAATGGTTTAATTGTACGAAGAATAGATAAGAAAAGACAAGAAGAAATTATCTATAGCTATGAATTTGATATACAGGGTAATTGGACTAAACGTTTTTACACTGATGCTAACGGTAACCCAATTCGCAATCCGTTTAACCAAGTTATTATTTACCATAAGGAATTTGAAAATTTTGACGCCAAAGTGACCGTTAAAAACACTTCAGGAAATATCAACTTGACATCTAATATTTATTTACCTCATCTTGTATTAAATAGCAAGTTAGTTAACTTACCTCTTACGTTTAATTTCAGTAATGATTATGTTTTTTATAATCCACTTACAAACAACTATTTCATAGCTCCTAATGCCTTTGATAAATCGTTGCCTAAAAATGCTATTATTCCTCATAAACCACTTTTACAAGGCGAGAAAAATATTCTTTTAATAAAAGGAAATGAAACCTTACTTATTAAAGACGGCTTAAATTATAAAAGGAATGACATCTCTAATAATTGGAGATACAAGAAATATTTTAATCACATTTTAATTAATAATGAACAAGAGATGTTTTTTGCTGAAAATGCAATGCTCAAAACATCAAATGAAACTAGGGCATTTCCGGTAGTTTCCATGACATCGAAAGGTAATGAAATATGGTATGTGCCTTCAAAAGACAAAAAAAAGATTACACTTTATGAAAAAGGTAAAGAAATAAATGGTTTCAAGGTATTTGGATTTATAGAAGGTACTCAAGATTATGTGTTAGGTTTTAACAACACACCATCTTATGTTTTAAGTAACTATAATTTAAGTAAACCAGAAAACTTTAACAGAGGCAGATATTTTAATCCTTCAGTTGATACCATTGGAAAAGAAAACAGTTCAAACCAGTCAGAAAATAATGTAGAAGACACTTCTTGTACATCAGGAAATTGCACTGATGGTTACGGAACGTATACTTTTAAAAGTGGAGCTAAAGCAGAAGGCTTTTTTAAGAATGGTAAGCTTCATGGTTACGCACAGTTTGTTTACGCTAATGGAGATACCTATAATGGCAATTATTATGAAGGTCAACGCAACGGTTATGGCATTTATTACTGGAAACAAAGCAACTTACACTATTATGGTCATTGGAAAGATGCAAAGCAACATGGCTATGGCTATTTTGTAAAAAACGGAGAAACCGTTGAAGCAGGTATCTACACAGACGGTCAATTAACAACCAATTTGTTTGCCGACTATTTAAGCCAAAAAACCAATGGAAACTGCTTAGGTGATTGTGCAAATGGCTATGGATCTATAACATACAATCAAGGCGATGTTTACGAAGGCTTTTTTAAAAATGGTCAACCATATAAAGCAGGTAGTTATATGTGGACTGATGGGAAAAGTTATATGGGAGATTGGGACGATAAAGGTAAAATAAATTATACAGGGCAATTTTTTACAGATGCGTTTGTCTATAAGGGTGCATTTGCCCACAATGGTTACATCACAGGCTTAGGAGTTAAACTAGATAAAAAGACAAATATTAAAACCTACGGTGAATTTGAAGCGGGTAAATTGATTGTAGATTATGCAAAAAGTGCCACACAGAATGACAACACTACAGCGCCTTCAAAAATAGTTGAGGATGCTCTGCAAAGTTTAGCAAAATTATATGTTAGCACTTACAAGGTGGACAATGCAAATTTTAAACCAATGGTTATTAAGGATCATAATAATATGATTGCAAAACAACCAATAGATAGAGTTAATCAAAGTCATGCTAATTTTATAAAACGGCTATTTCTCTTAGATAAGCAAGTAGCTTATCAATATCTTCTTAATTTACCTAACCCTTATGCCAGAAAAAATACATCTAAAATTATCGAACTTTTAAGTAATGAGGAGCGTACCTATTTTGTTAATGAATCTAAAAGAATTACGAGCCAGTACAAACTCAAAAAAGAATATGAGCCTAAAAACTAA
- a CDS encoding Tex family protein, producing the protein MVNYILSHTKLSKTSIQNTIKLLNEDCTIPFISRYRKEATGNLDEVEIGLIVKFKEEFEALEKRKTSILKALEEQDVLTEKLKQSIENAEDLTTLEDLYLPYKKKRKTKAETARKNGLEPLAKILMSQNANDIESIAYKYVKGDISSTEEALEGARHIIAEWINERTDIRNALRQQLERFAQISTKVVKAKETEEKAQKFRDYFDWSESLGRIPSHRLLAILRAESEGFIRVKIEIDDDKALERIDRKIIRSNNACADLLELAISDAYKRLLFPSLSKEALNTAKEKADDAAITVFAKNLRQLLLGSPIGEKRVLAIDPGFRTGCKVVCLDENGNLKHNETIYPHAPKNDWTVALKKLASLTEAHKIEAIAIGNGTASRETEALVRKIQFKNDVQVFVVSEAGASIYSASKIARDEFPNYDVTVRGAVSIGRRLQDPLAELVKIDAKSIGVGQYQHDVDQTKLQKQLGVVVENCVNAVGVNINTASVSLLSYVSGIGPKLAENIVNHRTENGAFSSRKSIKKVPRLGEKAFEQSAAFLRIKEAKNPLDDSSVHPESYAIVEKMAKDEGISIKELIGNKSRLQNIDLKKYYTETVGLPTLKDIVKELEKPGLDIREEAKVFTFNQNIKTINDLHEGQLLPGIVNNITNFGCFVDIGIKESGLIHVSNLSDNFVKDVNEHVHLHQQIIVKVLDVDVDRKRIQLKLHK; encoded by the coding sequence ATGGTCAATTATATTTTATCTCATACCAAACTATCTAAAACTTCTATTCAAAACACTATAAAGTTACTCAACGAAGATTGTACCATTCCTTTTATTTCGAGATATAGAAAAGAAGCGACTGGCAATTTAGATGAAGTTGAAATTGGCCTGATTGTAAAGTTTAAAGAAGAATTTGAAGCCTTAGAAAAACGAAAAACATCCATCCTAAAAGCTCTGGAAGAACAAGATGTCTTAACGGAAAAATTGAAGCAGAGTATTGAGAACGCTGAAGATTTAACCACACTTGAAGACTTATACTTACCCTACAAGAAAAAGCGAAAAACCAAGGCTGAAACCGCTCGTAAAAATGGATTAGAACCTTTGGCTAAAATCCTAATGAGCCAAAACGCTAACGATATAGAATCTATTGCTTATAAGTATGTAAAAGGGGACATATCATCTACTGAGGAAGCTTTAGAAGGTGCCAGACATATTATTGCCGAATGGATTAACGAGCGTACAGATATTAGAAACGCTTTAAGACAGCAACTAGAACGCTTTGCACAGATAAGCACTAAAGTTGTTAAGGCAAAAGAAACCGAAGAAAAAGCACAAAAATTTAGAGATTATTTTGATTGGTCTGAAAGTTTGGGTCGTATTCCATCGCATCGCTTGCTCGCTATATTACGTGCAGAAAGCGAAGGTTTTATTAGAGTAAAAATTGAAATTGATGACGATAAAGCCTTAGAACGTATAGACCGAAAAATTATTCGGAGCAATAATGCCTGTGCAGACCTGTTAGAATTGGCAATTTCAGACGCTTATAAACGTTTGCTTTTCCCGTCTTTGAGTAAAGAAGCCTTAAATACCGCTAAAGAAAAAGCAGACGATGCAGCCATAACAGTCTTTGCAAAAAATTTGAGACAGCTTTTATTAGGCTCACCTATTGGCGAAAAACGTGTTTTAGCTATCGATCCTGGATTTAGAACCGGTTGTAAAGTAGTTTGTTTAGATGAAAATGGCAATTTAAAACACAATGAAACCATCTATCCGCACGCACCAAAAAACGACTGGACTGTTGCTCTAAAAAAACTGGCTTCACTTACCGAAGCGCATAAAATTGAAGCTATTGCTATTGGTAATGGCACAGCATCGAGAGAAACAGAAGCTTTGGTTAGAAAAATTCAATTTAAAAATGACGTTCAAGTTTTTGTGGTTAGCGAAGCAGGTGCAAGTATTTACTCGGCTTCAAAAATTGCACGAGACGAATTCCCAAATTACGATGTTACTGTAAGAGGTGCTGTGTCTATTGGTAGACGTTTGCAAGATCCTTTAGCAGAATTGGTAAAGATCGATGCCAAATCTATTGGTGTAGGTCAGTACCAGCACGATGTGGACCAAACAAAACTTCAAAAACAACTTGGTGTTGTTGTAGAAAACTGTGTAAATGCTGTTGGTGTTAATATTAATACTGCCAGTGTTTCACTTTTAAGTTATGTGTCTGGAATTGGACCAAAACTAGCGGAAAACATCGTTAACCACAGAACTGAAAATGGTGCGTTCTCATCAAGAAAATCAATAAAAAAAGTACCTCGTTTGGGAGAAAAAGCCTTTGAGCAATCGGCAGCATTTCTAAGAATTAAAGAGGCTAAAAACCCTTTAGATGATTCTTCTGTACATCCTGAAAGTTATGCTATTGTTGAAAAAATGGCTAAAGATGAAGGCATTTCAATTAAAGAATTAATAGGAAACAAAAGCCGACTTCAAAATATCGATTTAAAAAAATACTATACTGAAACCGTTGGTTTACCAACACTTAAAGACATTGTAAAAGAGCTAGAAAAACCTGGTTTAGACATTAGAGAAGAAGCCAAAGTTTTCACTTTTAATCAAAATATAAAAACCATAAACGATCTTCACGAAGGGCAACTTTTACCTGGCATTGTAAATAACATTACCAACTTTGGTTGTTTTGTAGATATTGGTATTAAGGAAAGTGGTTTAATTCATGTTTCGAATCTTAGCGACAACTTTGTTAAAGATGTTAATGAGCACGTGCATCTTCATCAACAAATTATAGTAAAAGTCTTGGATGTTGATGTTGACAGAAAACGTATTCAATTGAAATTGCATAAATAG